One window of the Manihot esculenta cultivar AM560-2 chromosome 14, M.esculenta_v8, whole genome shotgun sequence genome contains the following:
- the LOC110599861 gene encoding nucleolar complex protein 3 homolog, translated as MVKKKQKQKIVLPPELPPEISEDEIEVSDEDLQFVNENRDYAGFVSRLDTDTITRHVTRVADLEGDDLEAAYEKRLRRKSQQKKVEEEGLQVDPVDALPVKTLDGKVYYRTLSKTTEKSENGRDTDDEKDDSGADKGILRLTKAERRAKLKKSKKEAKKQGKELEKTEEVQETPQASVLAKVKKDLTAEEMFENKKLKLAEMGIALLADPELNIKTLKEMLQFCKDDDHAIVKLALLSLLAVFKDIIPGYRIRLPTEKELEMKVSKDVKKMRYYESTLLSAYKVYLQKLMVLEKQSMFQHVAVRCICTLLEAAPHFNFRENLLGAVVENIGSSDDVIRRLCCATIKSLFTNEGKHGGQATVEAVRLIADLIKAHDCQLHPDSVEVFLSLSFDEDLGKPEEEDKENKVRNKKNKKRKNNEEPSQLQENDRKRSRKELMAKMREEVTADYKAAAFTTDVKDQKRLQSETLSAVFETYFRILKHTMLSTTASPDANDHLVANAPGAHPLLAPSLDGLGKFSHLLDLDYIGDLMNYLKKLAGGDTTSNSSEKSSKHLTVSERLQCCIVAFKVMRSNLDALNVDLQGFFVLLYNIILEYRPGRDQGEVLAEALKIMLCEDRQHDMQKAAAFVKRLATVSLCFGSAESMAALVTLKYLLQKNVKCRNLLENDAGGGSVSGSAAKYQPYASDPNLSGALASVLWELNLLSKHYHPAVSNMASSISSMSTSRNQVYLSSISPQQAFTDLSLERELLNPKYDIGKLIIKRKKGSSKVTASSIGGSVDKSSADEEELKKKLSDHFMLLRDFKENGRLRGELDRATLALQLYDEYKKQKRKSRKA; from the exons ATGGTGAAGAAGAAACAAAAGCAAAAGATAGTGTTGCCACCGGAATTGCCGCCTGAGATATCTGAGGATGAAATTGAGGTCTCCGATGAGGACTTGCAATTCGTCAATGAGAACAGAGATTATGCTGGCTTTGTTTCTCGCTTGGACACTGATACCATCACCAG GCATGTTACTCGCGTTGCTGATTTGGAAGGAGATGATTTAGAAGCAGCTTATGAGAAGCGGCTGCGGAGGAAGTCACAGCAGAAAAAAGTGGAGGAAGAGGGCCTCCAAGTTGATCCTGTTGATGCTCTTCCTGTAAAGACTTTAGATGGAAAAGTTTACTACCGGACAT TGTCTAAGACAACAGAAAAATCTGAAAATGGTCGGGACACAGATGATGAGAAGGATGATTCCGGCGCTGATAAGGGTATACTGAGATTAACGAAAGCAGAAAGGAGGGCGAAGCTAAAAAAAAGCAAGAAAGAGGCTAAGAAACAAGGGAAGGAATTGGAGAAAACAGAAGAAGTGCAAGAAACTCCACAAGCATCTGTGCTG GCCAAGGTCAAAAAAGATCTCACTGCTGAAGAAATGTTTGAAAACAAGAAGCTTAAACTGGCAGAGATGGGTATCGCATTACTGGCAGATCCAGAGTTGAATATAAAAACTCTGAAAGAGATGTTGCAATTCTGTAAAGACGATGATCATGCTATTGTTAAACTTGCATTGTTATCCTTGTTAGCTGTATTTAAAGACATTATTCCAGG CTACCGGATTAGGCTTCCTACTGAGAAGGAGCTAGAAATGAAAGTTTCCAAGGATGTTAAGAAGATGCGGTACTATGAATCTACACTTCTATCTGCATACAAG GTGTACTTGCAGAAGTTGATGGTGTTAGAGAAACAGTCCATGTTCCAGCATGTGGCAGTTCGCTGCATTTGTACTTTGCTTGAAGCAGCCCCTCATTTCAACTTTCGTGAAAATTTGTTAGGTGCTGTGGTTGAAAACATAGGCTCTTCAGATGATGTCATAAG GAGACTTTGTTGTGCTACTATTAAGTCACTTTTTACCAATGAGGGAAAGCACGGCGGTCAAGCTACTGTAGAGGCTGTTCGGTTGATAGCTGATCTTATTAAAGCTCATGATTGTCAATTGCATCCAGATTCTGTTGAG GTATTCTTGTCATTATCCTTTGATGAAGATCTTGGAAAGCCTGAAGAAGAAGACAAGGAAAATAAAGTTAGAAACAAGAAAAAcaagaagagaaagaataaTGAGGAGCCAAGTCAATTGcaagaaaatgatagaaaaagaAGTAGGAAAGAACTGATGGCAAAAATGAGGGAGGAG GTTACTGCTGATTACAAGGCTGCTGCTTTTACCACAGATGTTAAGGACCAGAAAAGGTTGCAATCAGAGACACTTTCTGCTGTTTTTGAGACATATTTTCGTATCTTGAAGCACACTATGCTGTCAACCACAGCCAG TCCAGACGCAAATGATCATTTAGTTGCCAATGCTCCTGGGGCCCACCCTCTGCTTGCACCTTCTCTGGATGGATTGGGAAAGTTTTCTCATCTACTAGATCTTGATTACATTGGGGATCTTATGAATTATCTGAAAAAGCTTGCTGGTGGCGATACTACATCCAACTCCTCAGAAAAAAGTTCAAAGCACTTGACCGTTTCCGAACGCCTTCAATGCTGCATTGTTGCCTTTAAAGTGATGAGGAGCAATCTAGATGCCCTAAATGTTGATTTACAGGGCTTCTTTGTGTTGCTGTATAATATTATTCTCGAGTACAGACCTGGAAG AGACCAGGGTGAAGTATTAGCAGAAGCTTTGAAGATTATGTTATGTGAAGACAGACAGCATGACATGCAAAAGGCTGCTGCATTTGTAAAACGTTTGGCCACAGTCTCACTGTGCTTTGGATCAGCTGAATCCATGGCTG CTTTGGTAACTTTGAAGTATCTCCTTCAGAAGAATGTTAAATGCCGGAATCTATTAGAAAATGATGCAGGGGGTGGCTCAGTTTCAGGTTCTGCTGCG AAATATCAGCCATATGCCTCGGACCCTAATTTAAGTGGTGCACTTGCTTCGGTCCTTTGGGAACTCAATCTTCTGTCCAAGCATTACCATCCAGCAGTTTCAAACATGGCTTCAAGCATTTCAAGCATGAGCACTTCTCGTAACCAAGTTTATCTCTCCTCAATATCTCCTCAGCAAGCTTTTACAGACTTGTCGCTTGAGAGGGAGTTGCTCAACCCAAAATACGACATTGGAAAACTAATTATCAAGAGGAAAAAGGGGTCTTCTAAGGTGACTGCCAGTAGCATTGGCGGATCTGTAGATAAAAGTTCAGCTGATGAAGAGGAGTTGAAAAAGAAACTTTCTGATCATTTTATGCTCCTCCGTGATTTCAAAGAGAACGGGAGATTAAGGGGCGAGTTAGACCGTGCTACGTTAGCCCTACAATTATATGATGAATATAAGAAGCAAAAGAGAAAAAGCCGGAAGGCTTAG